Proteins encoded together in one Lathyrus oleraceus cultivar Zhongwan6 chromosome 5, CAAS_Psat_ZW6_1.0, whole genome shotgun sequence window:
- the LOC127080244 gene encoding uncharacterized protein LOC127080244, with protein MILAWIHRSISESIAKSVLWIESTAGVWKNLQLHFSQGDISRISDIQQDLYKFRQGSLDVSNYFTQLKVMWDELENYRPVLACSCAIPCSCGAIGSIKNYREQDYVIRFLKGLNEKFTHSKSQIMMMQPLPTIDKAFSLVIQQEREINYAGSSMAIPTVSTAEEATAFQLHGSHSAHANGKNGQFFRGKPQGGARAHNRVCTHCGRTNHTVETCFLKHGYPPGFKGKGKNQSSDTSNQNVVASVHAGSDESQPSFGFTQDQYNNILALIQQSQLTPQANSICSSPFGLNSHAYNDHGKNPNLWIFDTGATYHIAYDLASFESYKHIIPVQ; from the coding sequence ATGATTTTGGCATGGATTCACCGTTCTATTTCTGAATCTATTGCTAAGTCTGTGTTGTGGATCGAAAGCACAGCTGGCGTATGGAAGAATTTGCAGCTCCATTTTTCGCAAGGTGATATTTCCCGCATTTCAGATATTCAACAAGATTTATACAAATTTCGTCAAGGTTCCCTTGATGTTTCGAACTATTTCACTCAGTTGAAGGTCATGTGGGATGAACTCGAGAATTACCGTCCCGTTCTAGCATGTTCTTGCGCAATACCGTGTTCTTGTGGTGCCATTGGTTCAATCAAAAATTACAGAGAGCAAGATTATGTTATCAGGTTTCTTAAAGGATTGAATGAAAAGTTTACACATTCCAAATCCCAAATAATGATGATGCAGCCCCTTCCCACCATTGACAAAGCTTTTTCATTGGTGATTCAACAAGAAAGAGAGATAAACTATGCAGGATCATCCATGGCCATTCCCACTGTTTCAACCGCCGAAGAAGCAACTGCATTTCAGCTTCACGGTTCTCATTCAGCACATGCTAATGGCAAGAATGGTCAATTTTTCAGAGGCAAGCCACAAGGTGGAGCTCGAGCACACAATCGTGTTTGCACACATTGTGGGAGAACTAATCACACAGTTGAGACCTGTTTCCTCAAGCATGGATATCCACCTGGCTTCAAAGGCAAAGGTAAAAACCAATCTTCTGATACTTCAAATCAGAATGTTGTTGCATCTGTTCATGCAGGGTCAGACGAATCTCAACCAAGTTTTGGTTTTACACAAGATCAATACAACAATATTTTGGCCTTAATCCAACAGTCCCAACTCACACCTCAAGCCAACTCCATATGCTCATCCCCATTTGGCCTAAATTCTCATGCTTACAATGATCATGGTAAGAACCCTAATCTATGGATATTTGATACTGGTGCAACATACCATATTGCCTATGACTTGGCTTCCTTTGAATCATATAAACACATAATTCCAGTCCAATGA